A portion of the Ricinus communis isolate WT05 ecotype wild-type chromosome 10, ASM1957865v1, whole genome shotgun sequence genome contains these proteins:
- the LOC8283151 gene encoding vacuolar iron transporter homolog 1: MASNQASLNSTKFPLAVHNDVEQQITTLELEAKDNFDYSKRAQWLRAAVLGANDGLVSIGSLMMGVGAIKQDIKAMILTGFAGLVAGACSMAIGEFVSVYSQLDIELAQEKRDHGNEEEEEEEGDKESLPNPLQAAVASALAFSMGAIVPLLAASFISNYKARLGAVVGAVSLALVIFGWVGAVLGKAPVVRSSARVLVGGLIAIAITFGLTKLIGSTAL, encoded by the coding sequence atgGCAAGCAATCAAGCATCTCTCAACAGCACCAAGTTTCCTCTTGCTGTTCATAATGATGTTGAGCAACAAATAACTACTCTGGAGCTTGAAGCCAAGGACAACTTTGACTACTCAAAAAGAGCACAATGGCTGCGAGCGGCTGTTCTTGGCGCAAATGATGGTTTGGTCTCCATTGGATCATTGATGATGGGTGTTGGTGCTATAAAACAAGACATTAAGGCCATGATATTAACTGGGTTTGCTGGTTTGGTAGCTGGTGCTTGTAGTATGGCTATAGGCGAGTTTGTGTCTGTGTATTCTCAGTTGGATATAGAGCTAGCTCAAGAAAAGAGAGACCatggaaatgaagaagaagaagaagaagaaggagataaGGAGAGTTTACCAAACCCATTGCAAGCTGCTGTAGCCTCAGCTCTTGCCTTTTCAATGGGTGCAATAGTGCCATTGCTAGCTGCCTCATTCATAAGTAATTATAAGGCGAGACTAGGAGCAGTAGTTGGAGCTGTGAGCTTGGCTTTGGTGATCTTTGGATGGGTTGGGGCTGTGTTGGGGAAGGCTCCAGTGGTGAGGTCCTCAGCTAGGGTTTTGGTTGGAGGACTGATAGCTATTGCTATAACCTTCGGTCTAACCAAACTTATTGGATCAACTGCTCTGTGA
- the LOC8283150 gene encoding exosome complex component RRP41 homolog: MEYVSPEGLRLDGRRPMEMRQLRAQIGAVSKADGSAVFEMGNTKVIAAVYGPREVQNRSQQIIDQALVRCEYTMANFSTGDRMRKPKGDRRSTEISLVIRQTMEECILTHLMPRSQIDIYVRVLQADGGTRSACINAATLALADAGIPMRDLVTSCSAGYLNSTPLLDLNYVEDSAGGPDVTVGILPKLDKVTLLQMDAKLPIDTFENVMQLAVEGCKAIANYIREILLENTKQLEYRRGL, from the exons ATGGAGTACGTTAGTCCTGAAGGACTCCGTCTGGATGGTCGGCGCCCCATGGAA ATGAGGCAACTTCGAGCACAGATTGGTGCTGTTTCCAAAGCCGATGG TTCTGCTGTTTTTGAGATGGGTAACACTAAAGTGATTGCTGCAGTTTATGGGCCAAGAGAG GTCCAAAACAGAAGCCAACAGATTATTGATCAGGCATtg GTGCGATGTGAGTACACCATGGCTAATTTTAGTACTGGAGATCGCATGAGAAAACCAAAGGGGGACAG GCGATCAACAGAAATATCTCTAGTTATTCGTCAGACAATGGAAGAATGCATATTGACACACTTGATGCCTCGATCTCAG ATAGATATCTATGTACGAGTTCTGCAAGCAGATGGAG GAACTAGATCTGCATGTATCAATGCTGCAACCTTGGCCCTGGCAGATGCTGGAATCCCCATGCGTGATCTTGTTACTTCTTGTAGTGCTGGATATCTCAATAGCACTCCTCTTCTTG ATTTGAACTATGTTGAAGACAGTGCAGGAGGTCCGGATGTTACTGTTGGAATCTTACCTAAGTTGGACAAAGTCACTCTTCTTCAG ATGGATGCTAAGTTGCCAATTGATACCTTTGAAAACGTTATGCAACTTGCTGTCGAGGGCTGCAAGGCAATAGCAAATTATATTCGAGAA ATATTGCTGGAGAATACCAAGCAACTGGAATATCGGAGAGGGTTGTAG
- the LOC8283149 gene encoding mitochondrial succinate-fumarate transporter 1, with translation MYKNVTEKKSKSQNDSRIAIPPYMKAVSGSIGGVMEACCLQPIDVIKTRLQLDRSGTYKGIIHCGKTVSRTEGVRALWKGLTPFATHLTLKYALRMGSNALFQSAFKDSETGKISNRGRVLSGFGAGVLEALAIVTPFEVVKIRLQQQKGLSPDLLKYKGPVHCARMIIREEGILGLWAGAAPTVMRNGTNQAAMFTAKNAFDVVLWKKHEGDGKVLLPWQSMISGFLAGTAGPVCTGPFDVVKTRLMAQSREGGNLKYKGMIHAIRTIYAEEGLRALWKGLLPRLMRIPPGQAIMWAVADQIIGLYEKRYIHNAPL, from the exons ATGTACAAGAATGTGACGGAGAAGAAATCAAAGTCCCAAAATGACAGCAGGATAGCAATCCCACCCTACATGAAAGCAGTGTCAGGGTCAATAGGCGGGGTTATGGAGGCGTGTTGTTTACAGCCAATTGATGTAATCAAAACAAGATTACAGCTGGATAGGAGTGGGACTTACAAGGGAATAATCCACTGTGGTAAAACCGTTTCGAGAACGGAAGGAGTGAGGGCTTTATGGAAAGGATTGACACCGTTTGCTACTCACTTAACGTTGAAATATGCATTGAGAATGGGATCTAATGCGTTGTTTCAATCTGCGTTCAAGGATTCTGAGACTGGCAAGATTAGTAATCGAGGCCGAGTGTTATCTGGCTTTGGTGCTGGTGTTCTTGAAGCTCTTGCTATTGTTACTCCCTTTGAG GTAGTGAAAATTAGACTGCAGCAGCAAAAAGGGTTGAGTCCCGATCTTCTGAAGTACAAGGGTCCTGTACATTGTGCTCGTATGATCATCCGTGAAGAAGGCATCCTTGGGCTCTGGGCAGGGGCTGCTCCAACTGTGATGCGAAATGGGACAAATCAGGCAGCCATGTTTACGGCAAAAAATGCTTTCGATGTAGTGTTATGGAAGAAACATGAAGGTGATGGGAAAGTCCTTCTACCTTGGCAGTCTATGATATCTGGATTTCTTGCTGGGACAGCAGGTCCAGTGTGCACTGGGCCGTTTGATGTTGTCAAAACAAGATTGATGGCTCAGAGCAGAGAGGGGGGCAATTTGAAATACAAAGGCATGATCCATGCTATCAGAACAATATATGCTGAGGAAGGCCTCCGTGCCTTGTGGAAGGGACTGCTGCCCCGGCTCATGAGAATTCCCCCGGGCCAGGCCATAATGTGGGCTGTGGCTGACCAAATTATTGGTTTGTATGAGAAGAGATATATACACAATGCTCCCTTGTag
- the LOC8283148 gene encoding chlorophyll synthase, chloroplastic encodes MASSLHTVLSVSASSSNIYTNKRVFKTRSLLSPLSVSFSRRRLTIRATETDANEVKPEAPDKAPASSSGGSSFNQLLGIKGAAQETNKWKIRLQLTKPVTWPPLVWGVVCGAAASGNFHWNLEDVAKSVVCMLMSGPFLTGYTQTINDYYDREIDAINEPYRPIPSGAISESEVITQIWVLLLGGLGLGGLLDVWAGHDFPIVFYLALGGSLLSYIYSAPPLKLKQNGWIGNFALGASYISLPWWAGQALFGTLTPDIIVLTLLYSIAGLGIAIVNDFKSIEGDRAMGLQSLPVAFGAETAKWICVGAIDITQISVAGYLLGAGKPYYALALLALIIPQVVFQFQYFLKDPVKYDVKYQASAQPFLVLGLLVTALATSH; translated from the exons ATGGCGTCCTCACTGCATACCGTTTTGTCAGTTAgtgcatcatcatcaaatatCTACACTAATAAACGAGTTTTTAAAACTCGGTCACTTCTCTCTCCGCTCtctgtttctttttcaa GACGTAGGCTCACAATTAGAGCAACAGAGACCGATGCAAATGAAG TTAAACCTGAGGCACCGGATAAGGCTCCAGCTAGTAGTAGTGGTGGTTCAAGCTTTAATCAGCTTCTTGGAATTAAAGGAGCTGCGCAAGAAACT AACAAATGGAAGATCCGTCTTCAACTCACAAAACCTGTTACTTGGCCTCCATTGGTCTGGGGAGTAGTCTGTGGAGCTGCTGCTTCTG GAAACTTCCATTGGAATTTGGAAGATGTTGCTAAATCAGTTGTTTGCATGCTGATGTCTGGCCCATTTCTTACTGGATACACGCAG ACAATTAATGATTACTACGACCGAGAAATCGATGCTATTAATGAACCTTATCGGCCAATTCCATCAGGGGCTATTTCTGAGAGTGAG GTTATTACCCAGATATGGGTATTGCTTCTTGGAGGGCTTGGCTTGGGTGGTTTATTGGATGTGTGG GCGGGGCATGACTTTCCTATAGTATTTTACCTTGCACTGGGTGGATCCTTACTGTCATACATCTACTCTGCACCACCTTTGAAG CTGAAACAAAATGGATGGATTGGAAATTTTGCCCTGGGAGCAAGCTATATCAGTTTGCCATG GTGGGCTGGTCAAGCTTTGTTTGGGACCCTTACACCGGACATAATTGTTCTAACTCTCTTATACAGCATAGCTGGG CTGGGAATTGCAATCGTGAATGACTTTAAGAGTATTGAAGGAGACAGAGCAATGGGTCTTCAG TCACTTCCAGTAGCTTTTGGCGCTGAAACTGCCAAGTGGATTTGTGTGGGTGCTATTGACATCACTCAGATCTCTGTGGCTG GATATCTACTAGGAGCTGGTAAACCTTACTATGCTTTGGCCCTACTTGCTTTGATAATTCCACAGGTTGTTTTCCAG TTTCAATACTTTCTGAAGGATCCTGTCAAGTATGATGTTAAATATCAG GCTAGCGCGCAGCCCTTTCTTGTGCTTGGTTTGTTGGTAACAGCTTTAGCAACTAGCCACTGA